Proteins from a genomic interval of Rubinisphaera italica:
- the asnB gene encoding asparagine synthase (glutamine-hydrolyzing), whose amino-acid sequence MCGISGFWNPSRTNERELRFTLDRMLDVLDHRGPDDRGSRLYVDQGLALGHTRLSIIGLDHGHQPIETTDGDYALTVNGELYNYKRIRTQLGCNNFSTSGKSDSAIALPLYLRDGLSFVEHLRGEFAVVLYDNKKKQLILVRDRFGIKPLYYAMNDNGIVWGSEVKSILKHPDIDPQLCPKAALHQMMQVMVPGSTSFQGVEALKPGHMLIVNLQNGRLEARTKRWWDFVFPESHEENADPEEYVQGVQDRLIDAVATRLEADVPVGCYLSGGIDSCSILGLATTLQQSPVKAFTIAFDSDEYDESNIAKLMADRTGAEQELLRLTEKELYGPAFERATWHAERTFYNTLAVAKWHMSRRVRACNYKAVITGEGSDELFGGYPFFKRDWLGRDDEGGIFAGAILAEEDLQHPAWQDLCGFTPSWMQPWMLTLKRFQPILSSTMQDLFEEYDPVGEVAAAIDPAQVRGRHRLDISQYTWSKTMLEGQILTWGGDRMDMANSMEARPAFLDHHVAEYAVTIPPDVRIRDGIEKWVLREAMVNVLPKELYERKKFAFMAPPAHTDPVKRNAVQEMINHWLTPERVREVGFFDYDRLIQFIDQSWNETDSTVARRNDIVLNHTLQLHMLHGQYVEGLPLPVVD is encoded by the coding sequence ATGTGTGGTATCTCCGGATTTTGGAATCCTTCTCGAACCAATGAACGTGAACTCCGATTTACTCTTGATCGCATGCTCGATGTTCTCGATCACCGTGGTCCGGATGATCGGGGGAGTCGACTTTATGTGGATCAAGGTCTTGCATTAGGGCATACACGACTCTCGATTATCGGACTGGATCACGGGCATCAGCCAATCGAAACGACCGATGGCGATTATGCCCTCACTGTCAATGGTGAGTTATACAATTACAAAAGGATTCGGACTCAACTTGGGTGCAACAATTTCTCAACAAGTGGAAAAAGTGATAGTGCGATTGCTCTTCCCTTATACTTGAGAGATGGCTTGTCCTTCGTCGAGCATCTTCGAGGAGAATTCGCGGTAGTTTTGTACGACAACAAGAAAAAACAACTGATTCTTGTTCGCGATCGTTTCGGCATCAAGCCGCTATATTATGCGATGAATGACAACGGCATTGTCTGGGGCTCGGAAGTCAAATCGATTCTGAAACATCCCGATATCGATCCTCAACTCTGTCCGAAAGCGGCTTTGCATCAAATGATGCAGGTGATGGTTCCCGGTTCGACTTCATTTCAGGGTGTCGAAGCCTTAAAGCCGGGGCATATGCTGATTGTCAACCTGCAAAATGGTCGACTGGAAGCTCGTACCAAACGCTGGTGGGATTTTGTTTTCCCTGAGTCTCACGAGGAAAACGCCGATCCCGAAGAATATGTTCAGGGAGTGCAGGATCGTTTAATCGATGCTGTTGCAACGCGGCTTGAGGCTGATGTTCCCGTAGGATGCTATCTCTCCGGTGGTATCGACAGTTGTTCGATTCTCGGACTCGCAACCACTCTGCAACAATCCCCTGTCAAAGCCTTCACGATTGCTTTCGACAGCGATGAGTATGATGAATCCAATATCGCCAAACTGATGGCGGACCGTACCGGAGCCGAGCAGGAACTACTCCGACTGACGGAAAAAGAACTCTACGGCCCCGCCTTTGAACGAGCAACCTGGCATGCCGAGCGTACATTTTATAACACATTAGCAGTTGCGAAATGGCACATGAGCCGTCGGGTTCGTGCCTGCAATTATAAAGCAGTGATTACCGGTGAAGGGTCCGACGAATTATTCGGCGGCTATCCCTTTTTCAAACGCGACTGGCTCGGCCGTGACGATGAAGGCGGAATATTCGCCGGAGCGATTCTCGCAGAAGAAGATTTGCAACATCCTGCCTGGCAGGATTTGTGCGGATTCACTCCCTCCTGGATGCAACCCTGGATGCTGACACTAAAGCGATTCCAGCCGATCCTCTCCAGCACGATGCAGGACTTGTTTGAAGAATACGATCCCGTCGGAGAAGTCGCTGCTGCGATCGATCCTGCTCAAGTTCGCGGGCGACATCGCCTCGATATTTCCCAGTACACTTGGAGTAAAACGATGCTGGAAGGTCAAATTCTGACTTGGGGCGGTGATCGCATGGATATGGCTAACAGCATGGAAGCGCGTCCGGCGTTTCTGGATCATCATGTCGCTGAATATGCAGTAACGATCCCGCCAGATGTAAGAATTCGGGATGGCATTGAAAAATGGGTCTTGCGTGAAGCCATGGTCAACGTGCTGCCGAAAGAATTGTATGAACGAAAAAAATTCGCCTTCATGGCTCCCCCCGCCCATACCGATCCCGTCAAACGCAATGCCGTTCAAGAGATGATCAACCACTGGCTGACACCAGAACGCGTACGCGAAGTCGGCTTCTTCGACTATGATCGCTTGATTCAATTTATTGATCAGTCATGGAATGAAACCGACAGTACAGTGGCTCGTCGCAACGATATTGTTCTTAATCATACATTGCAGTTGCACATGCTCCATGGGCAGTATGTCGAGGGATTGCCTTTGCCAGTAGTCGATTAG
- a CDS encoding aspartate/ornithine carbamoyltransferase family protein produces the protein MKRLSEEQISRALTNFASNSKGCKLSPQQLLDFTNGKIDREALDSIAGQSILNPRQFDRRTIVAIAQLAALLESRNVEMDKPLDGKIAITAFFEASTRTRLSFESAVQRLDGKVLSVPDGQVTGVAKGESLADIGEMFNTYGDIVIMRHPETNSLEEIQRNLQRPLINAGNGSGHHPTQALIDWYTLLKWRPELCQDDCPEERKVHLGIIGTPGSMRAVKSFLRLSLMFTGAVKKITLISEMADPVGLDLTEPIEESPIPIDITNNVQSVLPDLDIVYVNSIAFLGDSYRNLDGRSKLQEKSPLKKDAVIMHPLARNDELPECFDETSHNLYFAQAAGAVFVRQALLIAVLNRLDRLSGV, from the coding sequence ATGAAACGGTTGTCCGAAGAACAAATTTCGCGTGCGCTGACAAATTTCGCATCCAATTCCAAAGGCTGCAAATTGAGTCCGCAGCAGTTGCTGGATTTTACGAATGGTAAAATCGATCGAGAAGCACTCGACTCAATCGCAGGGCAATCCATTTTGAACCCGCGTCAGTTTGATCGTCGAACCATTGTCGCGATTGCTCAACTTGCGGCTTTACTGGAGTCGAGAAATGTTGAGATGGATAAACCACTCGACGGCAAAATCGCCATCACTGCATTTTTTGAAGCCAGCACTCGCACCCGGCTTTCCTTTGAAAGCGCGGTGCAGCGACTGGATGGTAAAGTCCTCTCTGTGCCCGATGGTCAGGTAACGGGAGTTGCCAAGGGCGAATCGTTGGCTGATATCGGCGAGATGTTCAATACCTATGGCGATATCGTCATTATGCGACATCCCGAAACAAATAGCCTGGAAGAGATTCAACGAAATTTACAACGTCCACTCATTAATGCTGGAAATGGGTCAGGTCACCATCCGACACAAGCCCTGATCGACTGGTATACGTTATTGAAATGGCGGCCGGAACTGTGTCAGGATGATTGTCCGGAAGAGCGTAAAGTGCATCTCGGAATCATCGGGACGCCCGGTTCAATGCGAGCCGTGAAAAGCTTTCTGAGACTCTCGCTGATGTTCACAGGAGCCGTCAAGAAAATTACGCTCATCTCTGAAATGGCCGATCCCGTCGGACTCGACTTGACCGAACCGATAGAAGAATCTCCCATTCCAATTGACATTACGAACAATGTCCAATCGGTATTACCGGACCTCGACATTGTCTACGTCAATTCGATTGCGTTTCTGGGTGACAGTTACCGCAATTTGGACGGTCGTTCCAAGCTGCAGGAAAAAAGTCCTCTTAAAAAGGATGCTGTCATTATGCATCCGCTGGCCAGAAATGATGAACTGCCCGAATGTTTCGATGAGACGAGTCACAACCTTTACTTCGCGCAGGCAGCCGGGGCTGTGTTTGTCAGACAGGCGTTGTTGATTGCCGTTTTGAATCGTCTGGATCGTTTGAGCGGCGTTTAA